One window from the genome of Spirosoma rhododendri encodes:
- a CDS encoding glycosyltransferase family 2 protein encodes MARPLISVITVVYNARPTLEATLKSVLSQKKDLFEYWIIDGGSTDGSVELIRQYENQITGWITEPDGGIYDAMNKGINRSTGKWLYFLGGDDTLRPDVFEQMRPMLKSEYDMVFGDVMFDNGHRMQSFMGIRTMLQNTVHHQSAFYNSAVFSGYRYRTDLKIVSDYDLNLKLYVQHAKTQYVPIIVADCATGGASSELHGSLSETNAVRSSYVRNKWKDRTLSFLLRAYYWQKQLRFILYGHRV; translated from the coding sequence ATGGCTCGTCCTCTCATATCCGTAATAACGGTAGTTTACAATGCACGACCAACGTTGGAGGCAACGTTAAAAAGCGTTTTAAGTCAAAAGAAAGATTTATTCGAATACTGGATAATTGACGGTGGGAGTACCGATGGGTCGGTTGAATTAATACGCCAGTACGAAAACCAGATAACGGGCTGGATAACCGAGCCAGACGGCGGTATATATGATGCGATGAATAAAGGAATAAATCGCTCGACAGGTAAATGGCTTTATTTTCTAGGTGGAGATGACACATTGAGGCCCGACGTTTTTGAACAAATGAGGCCAATGTTAAAATCAGAGTACGACATGGTATTTGGTGATGTTATGTTTGATAACGGTCACCGAATGCAATCGTTTATGGGAATCCGAACGATGTTGCAGAATACCGTTCATCACCAGAGTGCGTTTTACAATTCGGCTGTCTTTTCCGGATACCGATACAGAACGGATCTGAAAATCGTATCCGATTACGATCTTAACTTGAAACTATACGTACAGCACGCTAAGACGCAGTACGTTCCGATTATAGTAGCTGATTGTGCTACGGGAGGAGCCAGTAGCGAGTTGCATGGTTCGTTGTCAGAAACAAATGCGGTTCGATCTTCGTACGTGCGAAACAAATGGAAAGACAGAACACTGTCTTTCCTATTGAGAGCATATTACTGGCAGAAGCAACTCCGCTTCATTCTCTATGGTCACCGCGTGTAG
- a CDS encoding glycosyltransferase family 2 protein, which translates to MYADTSNVPDSSTPSTSYPRVTIITAVYNAQNYLEECILSVINQTYTNFEYIIIDGGSTDNTIDIIKKYQDKISYWKSEPDNGIYDAWNKGLAQAEGEWISFVGADDQLLPDAIDTYVNHIINHPRQHRLQFVSSRIELVDEKLTPLRIVGEAWTWEYFKLSMITWHVGAFHSKRLFKEYGIFDSSYKISGDYELLLRPRNHLITSFIDHLTVRMRTGGTSAKNLARASEETYRAKIKNRIISPLKGNIMIYVDRLRLLIRSFEGGR; encoded by the coding sequence ATGTACGCTGATACAAGTAATGTACCCGATTCATCTACACCTTCAACTTCGTATCCCAGGGTTACGATAATTACCGCTGTATATAATGCTCAAAACTATCTGGAAGAGTGCATATTGAGCGTAATAAATCAGACTTATACAAACTTTGAATATATAATAATCGATGGAGGTTCAACGGATAATACCATCGATATCATCAAGAAATATCAGGATAAGATTAGCTATTGGAAAAGCGAGCCTGATAACGGAATTTATGACGCGTGGAATAAAGGTTTAGCACAGGCAGAAGGCGAGTGGATTTCATTTGTTGGTGCCGACGATCAACTTTTACCCGACGCTATCGATACTTATGTAAACCATATTATTAACCACCCCAGGCAACATAGATTACAATTTGTATCTTCCCGAATTGAGTTGGTGGACGAGAAGTTAACGCCATTGCGTATCGTAGGTGAAGCCTGGACCTGGGAATACTTTAAACTAAGTATGATAACCTGGCACGTTGGGGCTTTTCACTCCAAACGTTTGTTCAAAGAGTATGGTATTTTCGATTCATCATACAAAATTTCTGGCGATTACGAACTACTTCTTCGTCCCCGTAATCATTTGATTACTTCTTTCATTGATCATTTGACCGTTAGGATGCGGACTGGTGGTACGAGTGCTAAAAACCTTGCCAGAGCCAGTGAGGAAACATACCGCGCTAAAATAAAAAACAGAATTATATCGCCCTTGAAGGGAAATATCATGATTTATGTTGACAGGCTTCGTTTGCTCATCAGATCGTTTGAGGGTGGAAGATAA
- a CDS encoding glycosyltransferase family protein translates to MIKTAEVATCVVVYNSPLSRLAAIETYRMQVDKFYIIDNSEGARTGLANHLMGLPDVVYLTNGKNEGIASALNWAASEAVAAAHSIEKGKVPREGSYRKVLFMMTSGNLLSLAVYRQAGPFRADSFTNHVDHDYGLRINQAQFEVLELPYLELIRQSGKRRKLAG, encoded by the coding sequence ATGATAAAAACGGCTGAAGTAGCTACGTGCGTTGTGGTGTACAATAGCCCTTTGTCGCGGTTGGCAGCTATTGAAACTTACCGGATGCAGGTAGATAAATTCTACATCATCGATAATTCGGAAGGCGCGAGAACCGGTTTAGCCAATCATTTGATGGGCTTGCCCGACGTGGTTTATCTGACCAACGGGAAGAACGAAGGGATTGCTTCCGCGCTGAACTGGGCGGCTTCGGAAGCCGTAGCGGCTGCGCATTCAATCGAAAAAGGTAAAGTGCCACGCGAAGGATCGTATAGGAAAGTGCTTTTTATGATGACTTCCGGCAATCTGCTCAGTCTTGCCGTTTATAGGCAAGCCGGCCCTTTTCGGGCAGACTCCTTCACTAATCATGTCGATCATGACTACGGCTTACGGATCAATCAGGCGCAATTCGAGGTACTTGAGTTGCCTTATCTGGAGCTGATTCGTCAGTCAGGCAAACGAAGAAAATTGGCCGGATAA
- a CDS encoding glycosyltransferase family protein, with product MHALLQSNDLVLSDCQVVNEKSTIIHESFFRHRGSRTGFQHNLYKNSYVGCCMAFRREIVKYVLPFPPRVHIHDWWIGLLVEAKGRVCFFPSH from the coding sequence ATGCACGCGCTCCTGCAAAGTAATGACCTGGTACTGTCTGACTGCCAGGTTGTCAACGAAAAGAGTACAATTATTCACGAATCATTTTTCAGACATCGGGGCAGCAGAACCGGCTTCCAGCACAATCTGTATAAAAACTCCTACGTTGGTTGCTGCATGGCCTTTCGCCGGGAGATCGTAAAATACGTACTGCCCTTTCCACCGAGGGTGCATATACACGATTGGTGGATTGGCTTACTGGTAGAAGCGAAAGGGCGCGTGTGTTTTTTTCCTAGCCACTAA
- a CDS encoding glycosyltransferase, whose protein sequence is MISIVIPVYNAAAYLPALLARLREQTMPHELILIDSESDERTQQIYRDEKVNVVRIKKTEFNHGTTRNLGLRIAQYDTVAFMTQDALPASAETLQRLVEALNSRQDIAMAYGRQLPYPETGFFGQFARIINYPDTSVIKTRELIPEMGVKTCSCSNSFAIYKKQELLNVGGFPSDTILGEDVSVAARFILQGKAVAYCAEAQVFHSHDYTVLEEFKRYFDIGVFHQEQQAVLKEFTRAESEGFKYVMQEWQYLSRHHQIALVPNQLVRVAAKYIGYKMGRLERLFPRRLKSKISMHPGFWHTSVTAAANH, encoded by the coding sequence ATGATTTCAATAGTTATCCCTGTTTATAATGCTGCTGCGTATCTGCCTGCTCTGTTAGCGCGCCTGCGTGAGCAAACGATGCCCCATGAACTGATTCTGATCGACTCTGAATCGGATGAGCGCACGCAGCAGATTTATAGAGATGAAAAGGTGAACGTCGTTCGGATAAAAAAAACCGAATTTAACCACGGCACCACCCGTAACCTGGGACTGCGAATAGCGCAGTACGACACCGTTGCTTTTATGACTCAGGATGCCTTGCCCGCTTCGGCCGAAACGCTGCAACGGTTGGTCGAAGCGCTCAACAGCCGTCAGGATATTGCTATGGCCTACGGTCGGCAACTGCCTTACCCCGAAACGGGCTTTTTTGGTCAGTTCGCCCGGATTATTAACTACCCTGATACCAGCGTAATTAAAACAAGGGAGCTGATTCCGGAGATGGGGGTAAAAACCTGCTCCTGCTCCAACTCGTTCGCCATTTACAAAAAACAGGAATTGCTGAACGTCGGCGGATTTCCGTCCGATACGATTTTAGGCGAAGATGTATCGGTAGCAGCCCGGTTTATTTTGCAGGGCAAAGCAGTAGCTTACTGTGCGGAGGCTCAGGTATTCCACTCGCACGATTACACGGTACTGGAAGAATTTAAGCGTTACTTCGACATAGGCGTGTTTCACCAGGAGCAGCAGGCGGTTTTGAAAGAATTTACGCGGGCCGAATCGGAAGGGTTTAAGTACGTTATGCAGGAGTGGCAATACCTGAGTCGGCACCATCAGATTGCGCTTGTTCCGAATCAACTGGTACGGGTGGCGGCTAAATACATAGGGTATAAAATGGGACGCCTAGAACGGTTGTTTCCCAGACGTCTCAAAAGCAAAATCAGTATGCACCCTGGTTTTTGGCATACATCCGTTACAGCAGCAGCGAATCATTAA
- a CDS encoding glycosyl hydrolase family 28-related protein, which yields MINVKDAQFGATGDGSTDDRAAIQRAVDYAKNLTLANNSAVRYRVTIFFPAGYYFIGGPINLTNTNGLWLKGDGGSYLNTIILGNTGGVMFDFSGSSISGCEGFTFITSDRGNRSTTGVLFALTSNGGLNCGIRQCYFEMTDQPSANGGFGSIGILNVRSEEFYIHECLVRANTPLIMSYVTNLSPSGTNYTVISPFQTLPTDAGSMGVTSINGTSLQTYEKRQPAMVLLGVNNLNFQGYISRLSANTGTNETAILCVQYTTNLKIHANIESFSRVLRVLNAGFEGNDLDLTSSNATSPSTELVDLTNCTVKGLKLRITLPVVAERSNRYVVYHALDSNANTPAAGSMINSEITCYDITSNQFIISPNLLMKSANMLFNTYKPFEKKGGKLRQLSNNRLGAGQNGSVSTVNALQFTQADNTASSNGRGGYYRAWIDGVIQAGSYGSGGSAVLTFQAQLIVNQNNVGTIDAPSATVIILDKSVTNPAYLDVVGVLVDISFSNRIGTVTVTPRVTGSGTGEPVFYNGVAELQTDFLVNDSLLL from the coding sequence ATGATTAACGTAAAGGACGCTCAGTTTGGAGCTACGGGAGACGGTTCTACGGATGACCGGGCTGCCATACAGAGAGCGGTGGATTATGCAAAGAACCTTACCCTGGCCAATAACTCTGCTGTCAGGTACCGGGTTACCATCTTTTTCCCGGCCGGGTATTACTTCATTGGAGGGCCTATTAATCTGACCAACACGAATGGCCTTTGGTTAAAAGGCGACGGCGGCTCATACCTGAACACCATCATATTGGGCAACACCGGCGGTGTGATGTTTGACTTCAGCGGCTCTTCGATATCGGGCTGCGAGGGTTTTACGTTCATTACGTCGGACCGGGGCAATCGGTCGACGACGGGCGTTCTTTTTGCCCTGACCAGCAACGGCGGTTTGAACTGTGGTATCCGGCAATGCTATTTTGAAATGACGGATCAGCCATCAGCCAATGGCGGATTCGGTTCGATTGGCATTCTGAACGTACGTAGCGAAGAATTCTACATCCACGAATGCCTGGTTCGCGCCAATACACCCTTGATTATGAGCTACGTGACGAACCTGAGTCCCTCAGGTACCAATTACACCGTTATCAGCCCTTTCCAGACATTGCCTACCGATGCCGGGTCGATGGGTGTCACAAGCATCAACGGCACGTCTTTGCAGACGTACGAGAAACGCCAGCCGGCCATGGTTTTGCTAGGCGTCAATAACCTCAACTTCCAGGGCTATATATCCCGTCTGTCGGCCAATACGGGCACGAACGAAACCGCCATTCTGTGCGTGCAGTACACAACCAACCTCAAGATACACGCCAACATTGAATCATTCTCGCGGGTTTTGCGGGTACTGAATGCCGGATTTGAAGGGAACGATCTCGACTTAACCTCATCGAACGCAACATCGCCCTCTACGGAATTGGTTGATCTGACAAATTGCACGGTAAAGGGGTTGAAACTGCGTATAACCCTGCCCGTAGTAGCTGAGCGAAGTAACCGCTATGTGGTGTACCATGCGCTGGACAGCAACGCAAACACCCCGGCGGCCGGCTCGATGATCAACAGTGAGATAACTTGTTATGACATTACGAGCAACCAGTTTATCATCTCCCCAAACCTGCTCATGAAGTCGGCCAATATGCTGTTCAACACGTACAAGCCCTTCGAAAAAAAAGGCGGGAAACTTCGGCAGTTGTCCAACAACCGGCTAGGTGCCGGCCAAAACGGGTCGGTTTCGACAGTCAATGCGTTGCAGTTTACGCAGGCCGACAACACAGCCTCCAGCAACGGCCGGGGAGGCTACTATCGGGCGTGGATTGACGGCGTTATTCAGGCAGGAAGTTATGGCTCCGGGGGCAGCGCGGTATTAACCTTTCAGGCACAACTTATCGTCAACCAGAACAACGTGGGAACCATCGATGCGCCCTCGGCCACAGTTATTATTCTGGACAAAAGCGTGACGAATCCTGCTTATCTGGACGTCGTCGGCGTGCTGGTAGACATTTCTTTCAGCAACCGAATTGGCACTGTTACCGTTACGCCCCGCGTGACGGGTAGTGGCACGGGAGAACCGGTTTTTTACAACGGTGTAGCCGAGCTACAGACTGACTTTCTGGTTAATGATTCGCTGCTGCTGTAA
- a CDS encoding TMF family protein, translating into MGADAGSANTSGVNNTYIGSLAGSAGNTAAQNTFIGASSGSTNTGAANTFIGYQAGQNNQGGGYNVFIGSSAGGNNTSGIGNLFVGQQSGLGNTTGSYNLFMGNSSGSSTVGGSGNTAIGDGSLLRNSAGVRNTAIGQYAGVESRSDENVFIGFAADVTPSTPNLTNATAIGARARVSQSNSIVLGANANVGIGTSAPANKLEITQGTAGNSGLRFTNLTSSASAAVVNQTKFLTVNAQGDVILGSLNGSARLGAEETAGSWAVTGDNIANTNAGGVVIGPGVSKTPVGYRLFVADGILTEKVKVAVKSTNDWSDRVFESGYHLRNLNEVEMFINREKHLPGVPSAVEVVKEGVDVGQMQAKLLEKVEELTLYVIDLKKENDVLKKKSKELERRIGKVQAAKRK; encoded by the coding sequence ATGGGTGCGGATGCTGGCAGTGCAAACACGAGCGGAGTCAACAACACGTATATAGGTTCGTTGGCTGGTTCTGCTGGTAACACGGCGGCTCAGAATACATTCATCGGAGCTAGTTCTGGTTCAACAAACACCGGAGCGGCAAATACCTTTATTGGTTATCAGGCTGGTCAGAATAACCAAGGAGGAGGATATAATGTATTCATCGGCTCATCAGCTGGTGGTAACAACACGTCAGGGATTGGAAATCTTTTCGTAGGTCAACAGTCTGGGCTGGGAAATACTACTGGAAGTTACAATCTGTTCATGGGAAACAGTAGTGGAAGTTCTACAGTAGGTGGCTCAGGAAACACCGCTATCGGCGACGGATCCTTATTGAGAAACTCTGCCGGCGTACGTAACACGGCTATCGGACAATATGCGGGTGTGGAAAGCAGAAGCGATGAGAATGTGTTTATTGGCTTTGCCGCAGACGTTACCCCATCTACGCCTAATCTTACCAATGCAACTGCTATAGGAGCCCGTGCCCGGGTAAGTCAAAGCAATAGCATTGTGTTAGGAGCAAATGCTAATGTTGGTATCGGTACATCGGCTCCCGCTAATAAACTCGAAATTACTCAGGGTACAGCTGGCAACAGCGGCTTACGGTTCACTAATCTGACCTCTTCTGCATCGGCAGCAGTCGTGAATCAGACAAAATTTTTGACTGTCAATGCGCAGGGCGATGTAATCTTGGGTAGTTTGAATGGATCAGCTCGCCTAGGGGCTGAAGAAACGGCTGGAAGCTGGGCAGTTACTGGCGACAACATAGCCAACACAAATGCCGGTGGGGTGGTCATTGGGCCCGGGGTAAGCAAAACGCCTGTAGGATACCGCTTATTTGTCGCAGACGGCATTCTGACCGAAAAAGTAAAAGTTGCTGTGAAAAGCACCAACGATTGGTCTGACCGGGTATTCGAATCAGGGTATCATCTGCGTAATCTCAACGAAGTGGAGATGTTCATTAACCGGGAGAAGCACCTGCCGGGCGTTCCTTCAGCAGTAGAGGTGGTGAAAGAAGGAGTTGATGTAGGGCAGATGCAGGCTAAGTTGCTGGAGAAGGTCGAGGAACTGACGCTCTACGTAATTGACCTCAAAAAAGAAAACGATGTGCTGAAAAAGAAAAGCAAGGAGTTAGAGCGTCGGATTGGTAAAGTACAGGCTGCTAAACGGAAATAA
- a CDS encoding T9SS type A sorting domain-containing protein: MEYRAGKTVQLLPGFEAKSGSVFLATVRPVFSEGEKTLHLSAFPNPFEHVTTIEYYLPAEGKVDLWILNAQGVRVRQLIKEQSQAAGMHRVEWNAEDAVPGVYLPVVESNQQRMTTKLVKK, from the coding sequence GTGGAATACCGGGCTGGCAAGACGGTTCAACTGCTTCCTGGTTTTGAGGCTAAGTCAGGAAGCGTGTTTCTTGCTACTGTTCGTCCTGTTTTCTCCGAAGGTGAAAAAACGTTGCATTTGTCGGCTTTTCCCAACCCGTTCGAGCACGTAACGACAATAGAATATTATCTCCCAGCAGAGGGGAAAGTTGATTTGTGGATCTTAAATGCTCAAGGAGTAAGAGTCCGCCAGTTAATTAAAGAACAGAGTCAGGCTGCGGGGATGCACAGAGTAGAATGGAACGCAGAAGATGCTGTGCCAGGCGTTTATTTGCCTGTTGTCGAAAGTAATCAGCAGCGAATGACTACCAAGCTAGTAAAGAAGTGA
- a CDS encoding sugar transferase produces the protein MRHRYSVLFFPLHVIIDFISLNVGFVGGYWIKFGNIEPVSRFPYESLWIAFNLVWLVEIVVFKPYIFPRQLFKLDHLLKKLVLLVGIHMAVIAIFWVAVKGFYYSREHLLITYVLFITLASLFRLGGLLFLREYRTRGYNNRRYAIAGYGKLATTIRGFYDAHPEMGFHFCGYFDEPTAENQAHLTASYAELQHHIQRNEIDCVYCCMPYVDNEQLRAIVDSAEPANYQVKLLIDFRGFLAKGTSMEYHDFLPVINVSSQMLLDFRINVLKRAFDVAFSTLALGFGSPLLLFVAAMTRATSKGPVLYAQERIGRGGKPFTIYKFRSMYINSESAGPLLSAGTGDNRITPWGRFMRQTRLDELPQFYNVLKGDMSVVGPRPERQFFIDQIVEVAPEYKDLFNVKPGITSIGQVKFGYAASIEEMVERLRYDLLYPKRRSFLYDMWIIVLTVRVMVQGRGK, from the coding sequence ATGCGACATCGATATTCTGTACTGTTTTTTCCACTCCATGTCATCATAGACTTTATTAGTCTAAACGTAGGCTTTGTAGGCGGGTATTGGATCAAGTTTGGGAATATTGAACCGGTAAGCCGGTTCCCTTATGAGTCGCTCTGGATTGCCTTTAATCTGGTTTGGCTGGTTGAGATCGTTGTTTTTAAACCGTATATATTCCCACGCCAACTTTTCAAGCTGGATCATTTACTGAAAAAGCTGGTATTATTGGTGGGCATTCATATGGCTGTTATTGCCATTTTCTGGGTAGCGGTTAAAGGCTTCTATTACTCGCGGGAACACCTTCTCATCACCTACGTCTTATTCATCACGCTGGCCTCACTGTTCCGGTTGGGCGGGCTACTCTTTCTGCGGGAATACCGAACCCGCGGGTACAATAATCGTCGATACGCTATTGCAGGCTACGGAAAGCTGGCCACTACAATTCGTGGCTTCTACGACGCCCACCCAGAAATGGGGTTTCACTTCTGTGGCTACTTCGATGAACCAACGGCCGAAAACCAAGCTCACCTGACGGCCTCGTATGCCGAATTGCAACACCATATTCAGCGCAACGAGATCGACTGCGTATACTGTTGTATGCCCTACGTGGATAACGAACAGCTACGGGCGATCGTAGATTCGGCTGAGCCAGCCAACTACCAGGTCAAGTTACTAATTGATTTTCGGGGGTTCCTGGCTAAAGGAACGTCGATGGAATATCACGACTTCCTGCCTGTAATCAATGTTTCGTCCCAGATGCTGCTCGACTTTAGGATCAATGTCCTGAAGCGGGCGTTTGATGTGGCTTTCTCTACACTGGCTTTAGGATTTGGCTCACCACTGTTGTTGTTTGTGGCGGCTATGACGAGAGCGACGTCGAAGGGCCCCGTGTTGTATGCGCAGGAGCGAATTGGTCGGGGAGGGAAACCATTCACGATCTATAAGTTTCGGAGTATGTATATCAACTCCGAAAGTGCTGGCCCTTTGTTGTCAGCAGGTACGGGCGATAACCGGATTACACCCTGGGGTCGGTTTATGCGGCAGACACGACTCGATGAGTTACCGCAGTTTTACAACGTGCTTAAAGGCGATATGTCGGTTGTCGGGCCTCGGCCTGAACGGCAATTTTTTATCGATCAAATCGTTGAAGTAGCACCGGAATACAAAGATCTGTTCAATGTGAAACCGGGAATTACCTCAATCGGGCAGGTTAAATTCGGGTATGCTGCCAGTATTGAGGAGATGGTGGAGCGGCTCCGATACGACCTGCTTTATCCCAAGCGTCGGTCTTTTCTTTACGATATGTGGATTATCGTGCTTACTGTACGGGTGATGGTACAGGGGCGTGGTAAATAA
- a CDS encoding capsule assembly Wzi family protein — protein sequence MYVLRSVSLVILVSCLCLVSAMGQSAVRDSRYLVEVGTLSASAQTPFWLRANRYGVVPLKSPYGWVNTGMWSDYRPADSLGKRPKADWGYGVNAVVNAGATTQVLLPEAYVKGRLGALELYVGRRREINGLVDTLLTTGAYSWSGNALPIPKIQLSLPTYTPIPFTKGIISVLGAYSHGWFENSDRYIKGSYLHQTYLYGRLGKPTWRFRLYGGFTHQVIWAGHADPPGIIPPYLSDNGKLPSAFKYYPAVVIGERGLFSADDPDVTSFEANRIGNHLGSVDFAADVNIAHWNLFMYRQFMYDDGSLFYLTNIQDGLNGIRLKNQKTPDGETFFLRQLTLEYLYTGSQGGNEFVIDDPLRRGNDDYFNHAQFIDGWTYFGRTIGNPFLTPTLETNPNLPHRPGITNNRVSAGHFGLSALLFGSVDVIAKLSYSVNAGTYPAPFLNKPRQFSGFLSANIPVNVFGGRR from the coding sequence ATGTACGTATTACGTTCCGTTTCCCTGGTAATACTGGTCAGCTGCTTGTGTCTGGTGAGCGCCATGGGACAATCAGCCGTACGCGATAGCCGTTATCTGGTAGAAGTTGGCACGCTTAGCGCTTCGGCCCAAACACCATTTTGGCTGAGGGCCAATCGATACGGTGTCGTGCCGCTGAAATCGCCATACGGGTGGGTGAATACAGGCATGTGGTCTGACTATCGGCCGGCTGACAGTTTGGGAAAACGACCTAAGGCTGACTGGGGCTATGGTGTCAATGCTGTGGTCAATGCCGGAGCAACTACGCAGGTGCTACTGCCTGAAGCGTACGTAAAAGGCAGGCTGGGTGCTCTTGAATTATACGTAGGCCGTCGGCGTGAAATTAACGGGCTGGTCGACACGTTGCTGACTACCGGTGCCTATTCGTGGTCGGGGAATGCACTGCCCATTCCTAAGATCCAATTATCTCTCCCTACCTACACGCCTATTCCTTTTACAAAGGGTATTATCTCCGTTCTTGGGGCATATTCACACGGCTGGTTCGAAAATAGTGACCGATACATAAAAGGATCATACCTGCACCAGACTTACCTGTACGGCCGCCTGGGAAAACCCACCTGGCGGTTTCGGTTATATGGCGGTTTTACCCATCAGGTGATCTGGGCGGGACATGCCGACCCACCTGGAATCATTCCGCCTTATTTGTCAGATAATGGCAAGCTGCCATCAGCGTTCAAGTACTACCCGGCGGTGGTAATCGGCGAACGAGGCTTATTCAGCGCCGATGATCCGGATGTGACCAGCTTTGAGGCAAACCGGATTGGTAATCATTTGGGATCGGTTGACTTTGCCGCCGACGTAAATATTGCCCACTGGAACCTGTTCATGTACCGGCAGTTTATGTACGACGACGGGTCGCTGTTTTATCTGACAAACATTCAGGACGGCCTGAACGGAATTCGATTGAAAAATCAAAAGACGCCAGATGGCGAAACGTTTTTTCTCAGACAGCTGACGTTGGAATATCTTTACACAGGAAGTCAGGGAGGAAACGAATTTGTGATCGATGATCCGTTACGGCGTGGTAACGACGACTACTTTAACCACGCTCAGTTCATCGACGGCTGGACTTACTTTGGACGCACGATTGGAAATCCATTCCTGACCCCAACGCTGGAAACGAACCCCAACTTACCTCATCGGCCGGGTATTACGAACAATCGCGTCAGCGCCGGTCATTTTGGTTTGAGTGCATTGCTGTTTGGTTCTGTCGATGTCATCGCTAAACTATCGTACAGTGTTAACGCGGGCACGTATCCAGCCCCATTTCTCAACAAACCCCGGCAGTTTTCAGGCTTCTTATCGGCGAATATACCGGTGAACGTATTTGGGGGACGACGCTGA
- a CDS encoding serine hydrolase domain-containing protein, which yields MVQTRGLWSWVVSLVVAGLVGACGSNTEKQIAKSANNLRSCADEQKLSMAQQQAVRKQINADQKSEEIEAIIRQKVREGFNGNVLVAQKGIVLYKNCFGLGHFERGQRDTLVDDSKFQLASLSKTFTAVGTLKLIEMGKLSLDDSIQKFYPDFPYHGISVRELLSHRSGLPNYAYSFDDSMKVNFYKREKPYPTNAMIMHWFATVKPTPQRYNIPGRGFSYSNTNYMVLASIIEKVTKQSYESYINKTILEPLGMRETFVATSRNEAFNRHKTAGYQWNRRIPKDYYDDVVGDKGIYSTIGDLFRWYRALNGNCILQKKTMAEAFIPRSFERKSTKNYGYGFRMMLDANDQPEFIYHSGWWKGYNTMFWFSPKDEYVIIMLGNKYNKTVYRVKELIEVLHGKEAVPSVNQDAEVEI from the coding sequence ATGGTGCAGACGCGTGGTTTGTGGAGTTGGGTAGTAAGTCTAGTAGTTGCCGGGCTGGTTGGAGCCTGCGGATCGAATACAGAAAAGCAGATAGCTAAGTCGGCTAATAATCTACGCAGCTGCGCCGACGAACAAAAGCTAAGTATGGCTCAACAGCAGGCGGTGCGTAAACAGATCAACGCCGATCAGAAATCAGAAGAAATAGAAGCCATTATTCGGCAGAAGGTACGCGAAGGGTTCAACGGCAATGTGCTGGTTGCGCAGAAAGGTATCGTACTTTATAAGAACTGCTTTGGGCTAGGGCACTTTGAGCGAGGGCAGCGCGATACGTTGGTCGATGACTCTAAATTTCAGCTGGCGTCGCTGTCTAAAACATTTACCGCCGTTGGGACGCTCAAACTTATCGAGATGGGTAAGCTAAGTCTCGATGATTCCATTCAGAAGTTTTACCCCGATTTTCCGTACCACGGTATCTCCGTTCGCGAACTGCTGAGTCACCGCAGTGGGTTGCCCAATTACGCGTACTCGTTTGACGACAGTATGAAGGTCAACTTCTACAAGCGGGAGAAGCCGTACCCGACCAACGCAATGATTATGCACTGGTTTGCGACGGTGAAGCCAACACCACAGCGCTACAATATTCCGGGTCGGGGATTTAGTTACAGCAACACCAATTACATGGTGCTGGCGTCGATCATCGAAAAGGTCACGAAGCAGAGTTACGAGTCATATATCAACAAAACGATTCTGGAGCCGCTGGGAATGCGCGAAACGTTCGTCGCAACCAGTCGTAACGAAGCGTTTAACCGCCACAAGACAGCGGGTTATCAGTGGAATCGGCGCATCCCGAAGGACTATTACGATGATGTTGTTGGGGACAAAGGCATCTACTCAACCATTGGTGATCTGTTTCGCTGGTACCGGGCGTTGAACGGTAACTGTATTCTGCAAAAGAAGACCATGGCCGAAGCCTTTATCCCCCGGAGCTTCGAGCGGAAAAGCACCAAAAACTACGGCTACGGTTTCCGCATGATGCTCGACGCCAACGATCAGCCCGAATTTATTTACCACTCTGGCTGGTGGAAAGGATATAACACCATGTTCTGGTTTAGCCCGAAAGATGAGTACGTTATCATCATGCTGGGCAACAAGTACAACAAGACGGTGTACCGCGTCAAGGAGCTGATCGAGGTGTTGCACGGTAAAGAAGCTGTACCGTCAGTGAACCAGGACGCCGAAGTTGAAATATGA